The Diospyros lotus cultivar Yz01 chromosome 11, ASM1463336v1, whole genome shotgun sequence region AAGATCCATACAATGTATAAGTTGAAGGGTACTTATACCCCCCTAAATGTTGGTGAACGAGATATATGGTACACATGCATGGAGTTACATAATGTTATCCCATGTTAAGCATGAAATAAGCCTAGTGAAAAACACTTTTGAAGGAGTAGTCATTTGAGAGAATGAGTGCCTAGAGGTGGTTTTAATTCGCGGGACAATGATAGGGTAATAGTTGTTCTAGAGAAGGTCTCCCTTGTTGTTTTCTTGAGAGAATGACCCGATTAAGTTTGTGCAGTGTAATACTTGTGTGTGAATGTTATTCTTTCGAGAGAActtcattttcaattaaaaagtTTTACTTTAGTCTTCACGAGAAGAATTTATTTTCTCgagaaaaaaagatatttttttaaaagaatcataTGTTGTCTCAAAAGGTAGGCTACAACAAAaagattatttaaataacatgCAAGAGTGATCCAAAttactataaataattttagttgAATTATCATTGATAGTATTATCAAGTTTGTTTATGGTTAAATTCCATTCTTTTTGGGCTGAACTGATGAACCCCACTtttatggatttaaattttatataacacacacaaaaatttgaaatttatattactTGTTCAACCTGACTTGGGTTGAGAGtggattgaaaaaataaaattaaaaaatctattAAGATCAACAAATCCTATTGagtttaataaatttgttaataaattaaatacttaatgtttatttaaaccGTTCATATTAATGAGTTTGAATTCAAACCCTATAAATTCATGTAACAGCGTCCAAAACAAGTAGCaatatttaacatatttttgcCATCAGGTGGAAAGAACTCTTGCCGCTACCCCACTTGGCATCCCAAGCAAGGGGTAAGACAAGTGAATCGAATGTGGACATTTGTatggtaataataataataataatacaaaccCTCGTAACATTCGGAGTTATGCGCAAACATTTGCAAGTACAGAAGGAATAAAAAAGGGGGAACTTGATTCCAATTTCCAAGCGTTCGCCCCCTCTCTTTGACACCAAACTTGGCTCTTCACCCATTTATACCCCCACCACCGTCTTCTTCCTCTATCTTCCAAGCCAAACCCATAGACGAGAGCAGGAGCAGGAGCAgcagcaaaagaaaaggaaagttgCCCCTGGTAAAAATTTCACAGACCAATTACTCTATCTGTCCATTTCCAATTGGATATGCTTGGATAATTGAGTACCCAGTGGACGAGATAGAGCAGAGGAATTGGGTTTTTCCTTAATGCTGCCATTGGGGCACAACCAGTTTGCAAAACGGTGTACTATGGATCTTGAAAGCCTGCATCTTGGAACGTTGCTTTCCggttcttgttcttgttcttcttctgtttcttcctctccttcttcttctgctgCCTCAAATTCATCTGGGTTTTGCTTGGTCCTTGGGAGTTTTGTTGCTTTGGTGCCCAAATCCATGGCCTCTTCAGAACCCACATCCCCATTCACTGTTTTTCTGTCCATTTTCACTCCCAAGTCCTCTTCTGTAGCAGATAATCACGCATGACTCTCTAATTccccattttctcttcttttactgTGTTTTCTTCCTgtttctctcaatttctttctctttctctatttctacAATGTCTTGTATTTTGCTCGCTGGCTCGTGTCATCATCGGATGGCTTCCATTGCTACTAGTGGAAGTTACTGTGATCCTTGGAGTTTCAGGTAATCACTGCGATTTTATTGAGAGAATAGTTGATTATGTTAGAAAACTTGAGGATTCTGAGTTGGAATTTGATGAATTTTAGTTTATTGCTTGTATTCTATTATGCGCGTACCAATTTATTAGAAGGTTGGAGAAGAATTTGTCGTAGCCAATGCCCCAATGTTTCTGTATTGCGATCATCAGGTATGATTACAATCGTCGTTGTTCTTGGAATGGGGATTCGAGTAAGAAGAAGAGCAGATTCAATCCCTCCCTGATAGGAgctgaaaagaaaatgaggatgAGCTTCTCACCTCGGGCTAATTCGGCTCTCACGACTACACGAAAACCAGCTCAACCCAATTTTTATCAGGAGGTCTGTTTTGCTAATTTTGTTACCGTCTTCAATTCGTTAAATTGTCTGTTTAATCATCAATTCAGTAGTTTTTCCCAGATTATGTGATTGTATGTTTACTCATTTTATGGTATGCTGTTTTGATCAATGTTCTAACATTTAGCAGGTGCTCAAGGCGGCGAGGGAAAAATTCACTCAGGAGATATCCTTCCAGTCCAAAGACAAGGACATCTCCCTTGCAAAAGTAATTTACTTTCCCCTTTGTAATGCTATTCAAATTATTGTGATCAGATAATAGTTGCTATCCTGGATTACTTGCTTCTTGTTGACGTAATGGAGCACTTTTAAGTTATTCTCTCGTCTCCTAGTTGTTTGGGTGCTTTCAGAATGTCAGATAGCACATGCCTTGTAAAATTCAGAAGGCAGTCCTCTATATGTTACATCTggaattattttcttcttatagTTTAGTCTGTTTGTAGTGGCATTCTGTGGACTGAAACAGTTATGCAGATTTATGTactttaagattttatattatcCCAAAACGTCATGGTGCAGGCTCTTCTATATGTTGGAGCTGAAGATGAATCATTTATAGCTTTCAATCGAGAGATGGATGCTCATTCAATTCGGGGTGAAAGGACAGATGCATCAATCCTGAATAGTGCCCAAGAATGGAATTCATTGGATACAATGCCTTTGGCCGGAAATAGTATCAATGAGTGGCTGAATGAGTTGGATACCATTGCCAATGAAGTAAAGGCAGAGTTAGTTTCAAGAGACATAGGTTGCCATTTGGTTGAAGTATTGGAGGCGGTCAACTTGGTTCTTTTTGAGTCAAGAGGTTTCAAAAGGCCACCTGTAGTGGTAGACCCAAAGTATTCATACTTGCATTCAGTTTTGAACTCTGGATGTGGCAGTGGTAAAGCTTCATCCTGCTCCTTGTTCAAATGcactgcttttttttttttttggcaatatGGAGGGTGCTCCAAAAACTTTATCTGCAAATTGTCTATGTTATCTCTGTAGTTTGCACTGACACCAGCTGAGATATGGCTATCTTTGTTTGCAGCAATTTTACTTAgtataatttatattgaggTTTGTCGAAGACTTAATCTGACCATTGTGGGATCTCGAGTTGGGGAAGAGTTTTTGATTTGGCCCAAAACGGGGAACCCAGAGGTTTGTTGATATTTGAGCTGGTTATTGCAGACATTCTGTGTAATACATCCCTGCTAACCAAATGCATATCGCAGATTAGTTATATTTTTGTCAGTTCGTTATCATAAGGATCATAAAGGTTCTAAATACCCCTAATTTTCCTTCATATTAGGAACTTTTCAAGGTAACTTCAGGACACAGCATATTTGGAGTTGTGAATGGAAGGTGTGTTGATGACCCTAGGTCAAAGGCCTCAGATTTGAGTAGCAATTCGCTTTCGGGACTTGACATTGCAACAAACCGAGACATTATTGGGATTGCTCTGGCAAATTTAATTGTATGCTGTTATCTCTAAAGCATTTAGCATCATAGGAATATTCTGTCATTTAATTCATTTCATTTGGCCTGTGCCATTGAACTGCCCTCCTTCCCTCTCATGTATGAGTAAATTGAGTGGAACACAAATTACTGCAGAGACTTCACTGGAAACGAgcttcaagaacaaaccacgGATTGATGCTAACATCTCCATTGAGGCCTGTGCATGATTCTAATGGCAACTTTAGCAAGATAGATGGTTCAAACGTTCCTTTGGTCCGGCCCCAAGATCTGAGGTATTGATTCTATACTcctttttggcatttttttacaacatttccttttctttcctgaCCATGCAGGCGCTTTTCTGTTGTTCCTACAGGTTCAAGATGCTAATTATGCAAGTTTGGCATGAGAAAGAGgagaattatgaaaaatggaCTCATGATATAGTTCCAATATTTCTAATTTCCTAATAAGGCTAATTGCTTTATTCTCTAACCACACTGTGATACATGATTGTGGTCTATGTCCGGCTTACAATCTGAACGTTGGTTCTGCAGCTTCTCAGACACAGCATTAGTGCAGCACCTCACTCTTCTTATAACTTAACATATTTAAGTCACATAATTAAGCAATATGAAGGTTGAACGAATATTCTTTTGggttattttgttaaaaaaagaaaagaaaagaaagaacagcTACATACTGTGATTTTGATGAATCTATATGTGAGCCtccttataataattttaccatAAACTAGGCTTTTGTTTTACCTAATTAATACGGTATGGTTGAGTACATGTCCCCTTTCACATGTTAGGACTTAAAATGTAACAGATGAAGTGGCAGGCTGGGCAACCTGTCTTGCATTTAGACTAACAATTCATAACGAGTTTACTTGTTTCTTATTTTAGCGGTTTGAACATAGGATATTCATGTACACTCATGTGGACATAATTCGAAATGTTAATTTTCTAGAGAAATTTACCGTCCACTTATTGAAACTATTCATCTTGTAATAAAGAACATAGCAGCTAGGTAAAATTGGATAGAGTGGATGAGTTTGATATTGATTCTGATCTCTGACATTGATTTGGATATCACATGTTTTATAAGGGATATTTTGCTACTAAGTAGTGTTGGGTCCTGTCCTTGTTACTGGTTGTGTCCCctgtctttatttttatatttctactttCTCTTCCTACATTGTTAGCACCACTTGCTGATATTCTACTTCCATTTTGATTATTCTGCAAATAACCCGTGGACAACATTACTTTGGTGGAGGTTCCTAAACATGAAcgtacttttttcttttatgttttgaaattgaCATGTCAAGATCTGCAGAATCTTTTTCCTGTTTCACATGGTGCCTGTGTTTATTTTTCATAGTTAAAGCAAATAAAATAAGCAAAAAACAAAGCTGCATGTGGCCTTCCCACTAAACTATTCAATGGTCAATAGAAAATTAGTGTACAATGTGTACAAGGGGAGGTACCTTCTTAATGCTTCAGTGCACCTTGTGCTTCATTTCATTCGAGTCATAATATGAAACTAGGTGGCTTGTACAAATCTTAAGCACTGAGACATACCTGCCAACAGCGACTGTTGTGTATTTTCACTACCATGGCCTTGTCGTAAGGATTTGCCAAGCTGAAAGCCTGAAACTACATGCTTTGGATTgatctttttctatttaaaacagCTCATATTTTACCATTCAACAGCTAGCTCTTTATATCTTGAAGAGATAGGTCTGTGTTGAAGTCCTGTTCTCTTATATTTCTGGCTCAAGCTGCTATTCTCATTTCCTTGTGGAGTTTTAAATTTTGTGCATTAGATTACAGTGATTCCTCCCCTTTTCTTAACttgtttaatttcttgaaatagTAATACACTTGTGATGGATTATGTTAACAAAAATAGAATCACGTATGGTATCTTAAAACTATTCTTTTTAGGCTGGCTATCATGGCTTCAGAAAGATTGTTGATTCTTCAGCCACATAATTGGGCTTTGAGGAGAGACCATGGACTGATGCTGTATTATAGTAGGTATGAAGTTCAATCTTCTTTGCCAACTTAGGTTGATGGGTTTGTCTATTCCTCGTTCTTTTCAAATTGTTTGATTTGGTACCACTTTGGGGATACGCATATCTCAGGGATTACGAGGCTGCTGTCCAAGAGCTAAGCATTTGCATGGCCTTTGCTCcggaagaagaagcaggagtTCTGGAACCATTTGTTGAGAAACTGCATCTACTGCGGCTTGAATCATCCTGGAAATCTTTGGTCACAAAGGTCCTGTGAAGAAGGTTCCCTGATTTATCCATGGGAAAACTGCGTTTACCTTTAACTCTTAAACCCGCATAAACTCTTATAGAAACCTTGGCATTGTAGCTACATTGCCAGTCGGCCTTTGCAGATCTGTAGCTTTGAGCGCATTGAATTGCATGGTTTTGATCGAAGGATAGGTGTTATCTTGTGTGTAGTTTGTACTTGGTTGTGTTCAGGCATGGAATACTGCTTGGAGACGTGATACATCAATAGCTACTGTTGTTTAATTATTACGAGTTAAAAGCAGCTGTGTTGAATTTTATTCTTCATGTGCATCACCCAAACTCTCAAACCTTGTTTGTGTGGACGCTGGAAGTCTTTGACTTCTATGGAAGTTGTTGTTAGCTTCTTAACAACTCCCAGTTGAGGATTTCAAGGTTGCTAGCAATTTCCATCTTGACGGCTTAGTTGTTGGCAGAGGGACCTCGTCTATTTTAAAGTCTACTTCGTCGGTAGGAGTCTGAAGAGTGAAGACTACGACGGCTGCTAAGGTTGATATCAACTTCCATTCGACGGCTAAGTTGTTGAAAGATTAATTTGAACAAGGTTTcaactttttgaatttttctatcCAAAAACTCTTTTTACTTCTATGGAAGTAATTGTTTTGCATCTTAGACCAACTTTCAAATGAAGTTGATCGTTAGGGGTCTAACGACTATTATCCTGGGATTGATCGTTAGGGGTCtaacaattattatattaaataaaattgataattattatCGTGATTAAAGTTGATAACAATTTTTCGACAACTAACAGTCCTTAAAAAAGTTGAGTTcttaaaattctagaatttttttatttaaaagtttttaacttttatgaaaattgtCGAGTTATTAGAAGTTTAATGAACGACAGTTGTAATGAATGACAATTATGTTTGTTAATCCAAAGGACgagagatatttttttaaaaaaataaaatgaataatgtgAAAACATCATTTccaaaagtttttctttttcaaaatgtttttaaaatttttaaaacaaaaataagtaattagacattaattattgtctttattaatatatttaatttcgtAATCATCAGGTACATATTACTCGTCTAATGTtatgttaatttaaaattaagattataTTTGCAAtcttcattaaaattataaataattaaaataattagaaaattagaaaagagaGATATTATAAGCTAAATATAATGAAGACATATGTATGCATGTGCAATCTaagttgaataaaaaaatttaaactgtAATGAAATAAACGGAGTTTACAATTTTACGAAGaagataatatattttcaatttcgaCCTAATTATTGGGACTAATTAGTAATTAGCATAATGGTCcactttaatttaataatatgacATTTGGATTATATTTATACCCTCCAACTTCCAGAAAGTTACACTCTCTTCATCTTCAACAAAGAGAGTCCTCTTCTGACTGACGGCCGCCGTCATTTGCTTTGCCGTTTCCGAATAGAGGGACAGAGAGAAGAAACCTAGAGCGAGAGCCATGGCCTGCGAGTGCAGGCCCTACTCGCCAGGTCGACTCCTGCCACCGCCACCGGCGACCCCCACCGCTCTTCTGCTGTCCCTACGCCCCAAGTTTCCCGCCACCACTCtcgcctccgcctccgccgGCAGTGAGCGGCGGCGTTCTCTCGCTCCGCAGTGTAACAGGATACGAACGTTTGGTTTTACTCTGTCCCCGGTGTTCTCCGCAAGCTCTATCCCTTTTGCATCTAACAACGGCCACAATGAcgactacaacaacaacaacaaccacggcggcggcggcggcggttgGAGCAATTCTTTCGATCACGACGAGTGGTGGCGGAAGGATGGTTCCGgtgttcttctttttctctgcTCTCGCGCGTTCTCGAATGGCGATGGAACAATAGCCTCCTCGCGCAAGCACTTGGTCCTTTTCTTGGTGTCTGCTTTTTGTACTTTTAGCCAATTCCATTTGTCTCCAGCCCAAGCAAGAACTGGCGCTGCTGCTAACCATGGAAACGAAAAAGTGGAAGTTGTTTGGGAAGTGACGGGAGGGAGGTGGACCAAGCTCATTTCTGACCATTTTAAGGACGCCTTTGTGGTTTCGAAACGAAAATCTTGGTCATCATTGTCAGCTGGTAGTAGTAATTCTGACCGTCCATTGCCCTATGCCGTTGTCTCTGATTTGTGGATGCAATGCAGTGAATTATTCATGCGTTTGATGCTCCCTGAAGGTTTTCCTCATAGTGTTACCAGTGACTACGTGGAGTACTCTCTCTGGAGAGGAGTCCAGGGTGTCGCGGCTCAAATCAGTGGCGTCCTTGCCACTCAGGTACTCGTTTGAGTTGTTTCTATTATACATTATTCATATAGATGGTTAACGATCTTAACAATTTCGAACTTTATGTATGTGACAATCAATGGTTATGGCAATTAGATGTTTGGCAAAATGCCAAGCTGAACAGTTCAAACGACAAGCCTTACAATGTTTGGGTAGTTGATGCTGCCTCTGATGCGGTTGTTGTATTTGTTCTAGTTGGTAATCCTGTTGTGCTATCTTTAATGTAGTCTTTGCTTTATGCTGTTGGGTTGGGAAAAGGGGCCATTCCTACTGCTGCTGCTGTGAATTGGGTTCTTAAGGATGGCCTTGGTTATCTCAGCAAGATTATGTTGTCAAAGTTTGGAAGGCATTTTGATGTCAATCCAAAGGGCTGGAGATTATTTGCGGATTTGCTCGAAAATGCTGCATATGGACTGGAGATTTTGACTCCTGTGTTCCCGCATCTCTTTGTTCCAATAGGTGCTACTGCTGGAGCTGGACGATCAGCAGCTGCACTAATTCAGGTGACTTGAAAGTTTTTGTCCTCAATGTTAATTATGGTTGAGGATAATTTGCATCATGTTTTTTCATCTATTAATGCCCCgcaaatatagaaaaatcttGTGATCATCTAGGATCCTAGTATGCCTTCACCAGGAACTGAAAAATGAAGGCATGTCATTTACAAGTGCTTTCTGTTGTTAGGCTGCAGTTTGTTTGTGATGTTTCATTGTTCTTTCCATGAGTGCCCACTGCCCACCCAAATGTAGGGGGACATGTTTGAGCTGCTCCACCCCATTTGTAACAACAATTGTGGTGATTCCCCTGGGTTTTGCATGATGACAAGTTTCTCTTTAGCATAAttcattctttcatttcttttttcttttaatttgaatcaAGAAGTGAAATTTTGGTAACAAAAACATGAAATTGCTATTGTATCTGTGATGAACAAAGTAGTTGTCAAGTTTAACTTTAATTGTTTATCAATCAATAATAACATCATGCCAAGTCTTAATCCTTGCTTATCAATTATGTCTATCACTGACTATTTTCTTTAAGGCCATTATATTCATGTCTAAGAACTTCTCATTAAGTCTTCTCTGGTCTTCCTCAACCTCTTTTGTTACAAATTCCTTCCATTCCATTCACTCTACTTACAAGTGCATTTGTTGGTTTTCTTTTTACATGTCTAAACCATCTTAAATGCATCTCATGCTTTTGTGCCATTTTGACCTTGTTATTGATAATCTCACTAGTAATTTATCCTGTCTTGTATGGTCGGACATCCATTATAAAATTCTTGTCTctattatgctcatattttgttCATGTTGGTGCTTAATTTCCCAGCATTTTGTCTTGTGAAATAAAGCTACTTTCAACAACTGTCTGATAaacctttttttaaaaatagttttgaagGGATTTTACAATCACTTAGACTATATAGTATTCTGTTGAGAATACAAACCTTGGCTTgaaaacttggcatacttgATTCAAACCATTTTGGTTATTCTTGCATGGTAACGTGTTTCACATTGACAGACAAATGGCTAGTACTACAGTAGTATCAACTATTACCCAAATCAGATAAGCTTTGGTTGGGGGCCCATTGAGAATTTATAGAGGTGGAACCGTAAGAACAGGATGCTATTTATTGACTGGTTCCTCCCCCAAATTGTAGCCTACCTGTTACTCTTTTCTGACAACGAAAAGGAGATGTTCGCCTCCTCATCAAGTATGCAGTATTTTGGGATATATAACCTTGGTTAGCCTGTTTTATTGTTAACAAATGCTTTCAAAGTATTAGTTGACCCTCAACTCTTGAGAGTCTACCCCTGCTGAACTTCTAACCAGTTGAAGACAGCACATTTGGAATCAAGTTTTCCTAGTCCTATATGTAGACATGATTATGCTTGCTGAGAAACCGACTCTGATCAATTGCTGTAACTTCTAGAAAATTGGGAGCAAATGGTTAAGACTAAGGCTTATAAGGAAGTTGTTTTAGTATGGTAGTAATTGTAGTTCTGAATATTATTGTTGAATAGATTTGAAGTTGGGGAAGCAGGGGACGAAACCATAGGTTACTGGTTGCTCTTTGAATGAATGCTCTTATGGTACTAGGAGGGGAGCATGCACAAAATGCAGTAAAAAGGGAGGGAAAAATATGGGATTCTGCGCAGAATCCCTTTGACATTGCATCTATAGTTAGGTCGTATCAAGCACTCTTCAATTTACTAAttcactcaattttttttttgcaacccTCCCTCCCAGGGTACTAAATCAACccttttgttaaatattttatttttttagtatctGAACACATAGCCAATGCTTCATTGTTTTATGTAATTCTTCCCTTAACAGGCTGCTACAAGGAGCTGTTTCTTTGCTGGATTTGCAGCTCAGAGGAATTTTGCAGAGGTAAAATACAAGGAGCTGTAATTCTTCCCTCTTACCTAATGATTTCtggatattttaaatttagttttatgcaAAGCATGAAAGCTTGTTATCCTATTGGTCATGATATTTGGGTTTGATGGTTAAAAGAGATGTCTGACAATCTTCCTTATACCGCTTATTAATAATCTTAGTATGGTTTATTTTCTGCTATTTATTATCTCAAAGGAGTCAACAATGGCAGGTAATTGCAAAAGGGGAAGCTCAGGGAATGGTTAGCAAATCTATTGGTATCATGCTTGGAATAGCATTGGCTAATTGCATACACTCTTCTACAGCTCTTGCTCTTGCTTCTTTTGGTGTGGTAACTTGGATACACATGTTCTGCAACCTGAAGTCATATCAATCAATTCAACTAAGGACTTTGAATCCTTATCGTGCAA contains the following coding sequences:
- the LOC127813282 gene encoding uncharacterized protein LOC127813282 isoform X1; amino-acid sequence: MSCILLAGSCHHRMASIATSGSYCDPWSFRYDYNRRCSWNGDSSKKKSRFNPSLIGAEKKMRMSFSPRANSALTTTRKPAQPNFYQEVLKAAREKFTQEISFQSKDKDISLAKALLYVGAEDESFIAFNREMDAHSIRGERTDASILNSAQEWNSLDTMPLAGNSINEWLNELDTIANEVKAELVSRDIGCHLVEVLEAVNLVLFESRGFKRPPVVVDPKYSYLHSVLNSGCGSAILLSIIYIEVCRRLNLTIVGSRVGEEFLIWPKTGNPEELFKVTSGHSIFGVVNGRCVDDPRSKASDLSSNSLSGLDIATNRDIIGIALANLIRLHWKRASRTNHGLMLTSPLRPVHDSNGNFSKIDGSNVPLVRPQDLRLAIMASERLLILQPHNWALRRDHGLMLYYSRDYEAAVQELSICMAFAPEEEAGVLEPFVEKLHLLRLESSWKSLVTKVL
- the LOC127813282 gene encoding uncharacterized protein LOC127813282 isoform X4; protein product: MSCILLAGSCHHRMASIATSGSYCDPWSFRYDYNRRCSWNGDSSKKKSRFNPSLIGAEKKMRMSFSPRANSALTTTRKPAQPNFYQEVLKAAREKFTQEISFQSKDKDISLAKALLYVGAEDESFIAFNREMDAHSIRGERTDASILNSAQEWNSLDTMPLAGNSINEWLNELDTIANEVKAELVSRDIGCHLVEVLEAVNLVLFESRGFKRPPVVVDPKYSYLHSVLNSGCGSAILLSIIYIEVCRRLNLTIVGSRVGEEFLIWPKTGNPEELFKVTSGHSIFGVVNGRCVDDPRSKASDLSSNSLSGLDIATNRDIIGIALANLIRLHWKRASRTNHGLMLTSPLRPVHDSNGNFSKIDGSNVPLVRPQDLRFKMLIMQVWHEKEENYEKWTHDIVPIFLIS
- the LOC127813282 gene encoding uncharacterized protein LOC127813282 isoform X3; translation: MPQCFCIAIIRYDYNRRCSWNGDSSKKKSRFNPSLIGAEKKMRMSFSPRANSALTTTRKPAQPNFYQEVLKAAREKFTQEISFQSKDKDISLAKALLYVGAEDESFIAFNREMDAHSIRGERTDASILNSAQEWNSLDTMPLAGNSINEWLNELDTIANEVKAELVSRDIGCHLVEVLEAVNLVLFESRGFKRPPVVVDPKYSYLHSVLNSGCGSAILLSIIYIEVCRRLNLTIVGSRVGEEFLIWPKTGNPEELFKVTSGHSIFGVVNGRCVDDPRSKASDLSSNSLSGLDIATNRDIIGIALANLIRLHWKRASRTNHGLMLTSPLRPVHDSNGNFSKIDGSNVPLVRPQDLRLAIMASERLLILQPHNWALRRDHGLMLYYSRDYEAAVQELSICMAFAPEEEAGVLEPFVEKLHLLRLESSWKSLVTKVL
- the LOC127813282 gene encoding uncharacterized protein LOC127813282 isoform X2, with translation MLDHLFNSNQKRYDYNRRCSWNGDSSKKKSRFNPSLIGAEKKMRMSFSPRANSALTTTRKPAQPNFYQEVLKAAREKFTQEISFQSKDKDISLAKALLYVGAEDESFIAFNREMDAHSIRGERTDASILNSAQEWNSLDTMPLAGNSINEWLNELDTIANEVKAELVSRDIGCHLVEVLEAVNLVLFESRGFKRPPVVVDPKYSYLHSVLNSGCGSAILLSIIYIEVCRRLNLTIVGSRVGEEFLIWPKTGNPEELFKVTSGHSIFGVVNGRCVDDPRSKASDLSSNSLSGLDIATNRDIIGIALANLIRLHWKRASRTNHGLMLTSPLRPVHDSNGNFSKIDGSNVPLVRPQDLRLAIMASERLLILQPHNWALRRDHGLMLYYSRDYEAAVQELSICMAFAPEEEAGVLEPFVEKLHLLRLESSWKSLVTKVL
- the LOC127813538 gene encoding protein root UVB sensitive 1, chloroplastic isoform X1 — encoded protein: MACECRPYSPGRLLPPPPATPTALLLSLRPKFPATTLASASAGSERRRSLAPQCNRIRTFGFTLSPVFSASSIPFASNNGHNDDYNNNNNHGGGGGGWSNSFDHDEWWRKDGSGVLLFLCSRAFSNGDGTIASSRKHLVLFLVSAFCTFSQFHLSPAQARTGAAANHGNEKVEVVWEVTGGRWTKLISDHFKDAFVVSKRKSWSSLSAGSSNSDRPLPYAVVSDLWMQCSELFMRLMLPEGFPHSVTSDYVEYSLWRGVQGVAAQISGVLATQSLLYAVGLGKGAIPTAAAVNWVLKDGLGYLSKIMLSKFGRHFDVNPKGWRLFADLLENAAYGLEILTPVFPHLFVPIGATAGAGRSAAALIQAATRSCFFAGFAAQRNFAEVIAKGEAQGMVSKSIGIMLGIALANCIHSSTALALASFGVVTWIHMFCNLKSYQSIQLRTLNPYRASLVFSEYLHSGLVPSIKEVNDEEPLFPALPLNVNLAHKEQSAVLSVEAKDAAADIESRLQLGSKLSEIVTTKGDVLALFDLYKDEGYILAEHEERFCVILKESSLPQDMLKSLFHVSYLYWLEKNVGIKSRSILDDCRPGGKLQMALEYVEREFNHVKSDGELAGWAMEGLIARPFPNRICPGLLSTPAEI
- the LOC127813538 gene encoding protein root UVB sensitive 1, chloroplastic isoform X2, which translates into the protein MACECRPYSPGRLLPPPPATPTALLLSLRPKFPATTLASASAGSERRRSLAPQCNRIRTFGFTLSPVFSASSIPFASNNGHNDDYNNNNNHGGGGGGWSNSFDHDEWWRKDGSGVLLFLCSRAFSNGDGTIASSRKHLVLFLVSAFCTFSQFHLSPAQARTGAAANHGNEKVEVVWEVTGGRWTKLISDHFKDAFVVSKRKSWSSLSAGSSNSDRPLPYAVVSDLWMQCSELFMRLMLPEGFPHSVTSDYVEYSLWRGVQGVAAQISGVLATQSLLYAVGLGKGAIPTAAAVNWVLKDGLGYLSKIMLSKFGRHFDVNPKGWRLFADLLENAAYGLEILTPVFPHLFVPIGATAGAGRSAAALIQAATRSCFFAGFAAQRNFAEVIAKGEAQGMVSKSIGIMLGIALANCIHSSTALALASFGVVTWIHMFCNLKSYQSIQLRTLNPYRASLVFSEYLHSGLVPSIKEVNDEEPLFPALPLNVNLAHKEQSAVLSVEAKDAAADIESRLQLGSKLSEIVTTKGDVLALFDLYKDEGYILAEHEERFCIR